One window of the Pseudomonas knackmussii B13 genome contains the following:
- a CDS encoding phage tail protein: protein MEVFIGTIIPFGFNFAPRGWATCSGQLLPISQYSAVFALLGTMYGGNGQTNFGLPDLRGRTPLSYGQGLGLSNYELGQVGGTESVTLLSSNLPPHSLNVNVQLATTASSPASVPSSANSYLGASGGGQGTATIYSDAQGANPVTLKGASATFTGGGVPVSIQSPFLALNFCICLEGIFPSRD, encoded by the coding sequence ATGGAAGTATTCATCGGCACCATCATTCCGTTCGGCTTCAACTTCGCGCCCAGGGGGTGGGCAACCTGTTCGGGCCAGTTGCTACCCATCTCCCAGTACTCGGCCGTCTTTGCGCTGCTGGGCACCATGTACGGCGGCAATGGCCAGACCAACTTCGGCCTCCCCGACTTGCGTGGACGCACCCCGTTGAGCTATGGCCAGGGCCTTGGCCTGAGCAACTATGAGCTGGGCCAGGTCGGCGGCACGGAGAGCGTCACCCTGCTCTCCAGCAACCTGCCCCCGCACAGCCTCAACGTAAACGTGCAACTCGCCACTACCGCCAGTTCCCCTGCAAGTGTCCCCAGCAGCGCCAATAGCTATCTGGGCGCATCAGGCGGCGGCCAAGGAACAGCAACCATCTATTCCGACGCCCAGGGCGCAAACCCGGTCACGCTGAAGGGCGCCAGCGCAACCTTCACCGGCGGCGGCGTGCCGGTGTCGATCCAAAGCCCCTTCCTGGCGCTGAACTTCTGCATCTGCCTGGAAGGCATCTTCCCTTCGCGCGACTGA
- a CDS encoding DUF6916 family protein, with protein sequence MLDLLHSDHFRAFLDQSLTLQLPDGNTLPIVIDTVTQAPRSAVPGSTRIPFCVTLHSSDPTDFVDGLCCLDLPGTGAIRDLFVTRNPPLGRDPNLAYYSIIFN encoded by the coding sequence ATGCTGGACCTGCTACACAGCGATCACTTCCGAGCCTTTCTCGACCAGTCCCTGACGCTGCAACTGCCTGACGGCAACACGCTGCCCATCGTGATCGACACGGTGACCCAGGCACCGCGTTCAGCCGTGCCCGGCAGCACTCGAATACCGTTCTGCGTGACCCTGCATAGTTCGGACCCCACCGACTTCGTGGATGGCCTCTGTTGCCTCGACCTACCCGGCACCGGCGCGATCCGCGACCTGTTCGTCACGCGCAACCCGCCGCTGGGACGCGACCCCAACCTGGCCTACTACAGCATCATTTTCAACTGA